A portion of the Clostridium gelidum genome contains these proteins:
- a CDS encoding phenylpyruvate tautomerase MIF-related protein — protein MPFIGSKVTVKISNEKEEIIKKRLGEAIKLIPGKSETFLMVGFQNEYSLYFGGEKLEKGAFIEVKIFGKTSKEAYANLTAEICTIYEEELGIPQNKIYVKYEEVENWGWNGSNF, from the coding sequence ATGCCATTTATAGGATCAAAGGTTACTGTTAAAATTTCAAATGAAAAAGAGGAAATTATAAAAAAGAGATTAGGCGAAGCAATAAAGTTAATCCCAGGAAAAAGTGAGACATTTCTAATGGTTGGATTTCAAAATGAATATTCATTATATTTTGGAGGAGAAAAATTAGAAAAGGGTGCGTTTATAGAAGTGAAAATATTTGGAAAGACAAGTAAAGAGGCTTATGCTAATTTGACAGCAGAAATTTGCACTATATATGAGGAAGAATTAGGAATACCTCAAAATAAGATATACGTTAAGTATGAAGAAGTTGAAAATTGGGGCTGGAATGGGAGTAATTTTTGA
- a CDS encoding PTS sugar transporter subunit IIC — translation MKKSFMDKLESKLMPVAKLISNNKYLIAIRDGFLLAMPLLVVGSMFMLISNFPVQPWIDLLNNTKLGGTSISSYFSNVTAATFSIMAIFIVIGIGYNYAKQEKVNMIFGAAVAILSWFMLMPFTTAFTPEGSTAAVQVASIPLDWVGSKGIFIGIICAFISVKIYNWVENKGWTIKMPKGVPPTVGQSFSALFPIAGVIIVFFFIRIIFSLTPWGNAFDFIYKVLQLPMQRVGDSLGAMMGVYFFAHVLWLFGIHGTNITGSVFNPILYALSAENLKALQAGLPLPHIINQQFQDLFATYGGAGSTLSLLVAMFGFCKSKRIKELGKIAVIPAIFGINEPIIFGLPVVLNPLIAIPFILVPMINIIISWITMRIGMVPICNGVIMPWTTPPIISGFLSSGWQGALLQIFLIVLGIFVYLPFIKTMDKQYLIDEAEAESNSDDDNISLDDLTF, via the coding sequence ATGAAAAAGAGTTTTATGGATAAGTTAGAATCAAAACTTATGCCAGTTGCTAAGCTTATAAGCAATAATAAATATCTTATAGCAATTCGTGATGGATTTTTACTCGCTATGCCACTTTTAGTAGTTGGTTCAATGTTTATGCTTATTTCAAATTTTCCAGTTCAACCTTGGATTGACTTACTAAACAACACAAAACTTGGAGGAACATCAATTTCATCTTATTTTTCAAATGTAACAGCAGCAACCTTTTCAATTATGGCAATATTTATTGTAATTGGTATTGGCTATAATTATGCAAAGCAAGAAAAAGTAAATATGATATTTGGAGCAGCTGTTGCTATTTTAAGTTGGTTTATGCTTATGCCATTTACCACAGCTTTTACACCAGAAGGTTCTACAGCAGCAGTTCAAGTAGCCAGTATACCTTTAGATTGGGTTGGATCAAAAGGCATATTTATAGGAATTATATGTGCATTTATATCCGTTAAGATTTACAACTGGGTGGAAAATAAAGGCTGGACAATCAAGATGCCAAAAGGGGTTCCACCTACAGTTGGACAGTCATTTTCAGCATTATTTCCAATCGCCGGAGTAATTATTGTATTCTTCTTTATTCGAATTATTTTTTCATTAACACCATGGGGAAATGCTTTTGACTTTATTTATAAAGTTTTACAATTGCCAATGCAAAGAGTTGGAGATTCTCTTGGGGCAATGATGGGAGTTTATTTCTTTGCACATGTCTTATGGCTCTTTGGTATTCATGGGACAAACATCACAGGTTCAGTTTTTAATCCAATACTTTACGCATTATCTGCAGAAAATTTAAAAGCATTGCAAGCAGGGTTACCTTTGCCTCACATTATAAATCAACAGTTTCAAGACTTGTTTGCTACTTATGGAGGTGCTGGATCAACACTTTCTCTATTGGTTGCTATGTTTGGATTCTGTAAATCAAAACGAATCAAAGAGCTGGGAAAAATAGCAGTTATTCCTGCTATATTTGGTATAAATGAGCCAATTATTTTTGGACTTCCAGTTGTATTAAATCCTTTGATAGCTATTCCATTTATTCTTGTACCTATGATTAATATAATTATTTCATGGATTACTATGAGGATTGGAATGGTTCCAATTTGTAATGGTGTTATTATGCCATGGACAACACCACCAATTATTTCAGGTTTCTTATCATCAGGATGGCAGGGAGCATTGCTTCAAATATTCCTTATAGTTCTTGGAATATTTGTCTATTTACCATTCATTAAAACTATGGATAAACAATATTTAATTGATGAAGCTGAAGCCGAAAGCAATTCAGATGACGATAACATTTCTTTAGATGATTTAACATTTTAA
- a CDS encoding BglG family transcription antiterminator → MLNERQEKIIMLLKDNKKWMIGKEFSEFLNVSDRTIRSDIAYINLYYEDILIESNVRNGYHLNEELSSNLNIHSENIIPQTSFQRCFYIIHELLLKKNELNLISVKDIVFVSDSSMENDLKEIKKILEPYPTLKLVRHKNYISLEGNEENKRELYANLLMKKIKGNYLNLDSLAVLFPNFDLLAVKELLEDIFEKYNYTVREMEFPIIMTYIGVAIERILCHNYIETDGKNENITGSIEFSIAQEFFENVSKKLNIELKKYENTILASILIGKTQADIKDSKDRALLLNYDYSTNQLVSNILEDIYIQFDVDLRKDEDLRGGLCVHIQQLLERKKKNINVSNLYLDELKHKYPFFFDMAIRVGKLIEDKLNITIDENDISFIEQHLGGALERMNSKNKYRVIMMNPNNQALSSMCIKKIESIFHERIEILGFINYFEKKEVLKVKPDLILTTLPLEHDLNILTVQISIFMSLEDKIKIFKALNLLDSNRFKVNFISDFKTMMEPRFFYFDLDLDTPKKVLSFMSDELYNSGSVKKNFKEAVLKREELFPTSFIYSFAIAHPNIAMSKESKISVALLKKPIQWGEFQVKLVLLLSIQEGKQKMLRTFFDWLGNIVSDSKKLSSLMKTTTYNEFINQIIK, encoded by the coding sequence AATGTTCGAAATGGTTATCATTTAAATGAAGAATTATCGTCAAATTTAAATATTCATTCAGAAAATATAATTCCACAAACATCTTTTCAAAGATGTTTTTATATTATTCATGAATTATTGTTAAAAAAGAATGAACTTAATCTAATTTCTGTAAAAGACATAGTGTTTGTTAGTGATTCTTCAATGGAAAACGATTTAAAAGAAATAAAAAAAATCTTGGAACCTTATCCTACACTTAAACTTGTAAGGCATAAGAATTATATATCTTTAGAAGGAAATGAGGAGAATAAAAGAGAACTTTATGCAAATTTACTTATGAAAAAAATAAAAGGAAACTATTTAAACCTAGATTCTTTAGCTGTTCTATTTCCAAATTTCGATCTGCTTGCAGTAAAAGAATTACTAGAGGATATATTTGAAAAATATAATTACACCGTGAGAGAAATGGAATTTCCAATAATTATGACTTATATTGGAGTGGCAATTGAACGTATACTTTGCCATAATTACATAGAAACAGATGGAAAAAATGAAAACATTACTGGTAGTATAGAATTTTCTATAGCACAAGAATTTTTTGAAAATGTATCGAAAAAATTAAACATTGAACTTAAAAAATATGAAAACACTATTTTGGCATCCATATTGATTGGAAAAACACAAGCTGATATTAAAGATAGTAAAGATAGGGCTCTTTTATTGAATTATGATTATAGTACGAACCAATTGGTAAGTAACATATTAGAAGATATATATATTCAATTTGATGTTGATCTCAGGAAAGATGAAGATTTAAGGGGAGGATTATGTGTTCATATTCAGCAACTTCTTGAACGAAAAAAGAAAAATATTAATGTTTCCAACTTGTATCTGGATGAATTAAAGCATAAATATCCATTTTTTTTCGATATGGCTATTAGAGTAGGTAAATTAATTGAGGATAAATTAAATATAACCATTGACGAAAATGATATAAGCTTTATTGAACAACACTTAGGTGGTGCTCTTGAAAGGATGAATTCTAAAAATAAATATCGAGTAATCATGATGAATCCAAATAATCAAGCTTTGTCAAGTATGTGTATAAAAAAAATAGAGAGTATATTCCATGAACGCATAGAAATTTTGGGGTTTATTAATTATTTTGAAAAGAAGGAAGTACTTAAGGTAAAACCAGATTTGATTCTGACTACTCTACCATTAGAACATGATTTGAATATTTTAACAGTACAGATTTCGATTTTTATGAGCTTAGAAGATAAAATTAAAATTTTTAAAGCTTTAAATTTACTGGATAGTAATAGATTTAAAGTGAATTTTATCAGTGATTTCAAGACTATGATGGAACCTCGCTTTTTTTATTTTGATCTTGATTTGGATACTCCAAAAAAAGTTTTGAGCTTTATGAGTGATGAACTCTATAATTCTGGTTCTGTTAAGAAGAATTTCAAAGAGGCAGTATTAAAACGGGAAGAACTTTTCCCTACATCATTCATTTATTCTTTTGCAATCGCTCATCCAAACATAGCAATGAGTAAAGAATCGAAAATTTCAGTTGCGCTGCTAAAAAAACCAATACAATGGGGAGAATTTCAAGTGAAATTGGTTTTGCTATTATCTATTCAGGAAGGAAAGCAAAAAATGCTTAGAACTTTTTTTGATTGGCTGGGTAATATAGTAAGTGATTCTAAAAAGCTATCTTCACTTATGAAAACAACAACTTATAATGAATTTATTAATCAGATTATTAAATAA
- a CDS encoding CPBP family intramembrane glutamic endopeptidase yields the protein MINDFEQESENRKLSLKEDIKRTGGNFARMLLILAISTYVIGFIIILFIKVKGRILGIDTTTNNELNIILGISKDKYNFLVGYLPCVIGDIIAIIIAMKTTKIKFKEDILSRNKSPKRFILLGTISCIGTGMISSIIYLTYSTIIKHYGISIPEPDFSFPTEGTYLILFLMYACFIGPILEEIIFRGFILRSMQKYGNLTAIIVSSILFSMFHLNLVQFVNPVIMGIVLGFIAIKSKSIVPSIIAHIFNNSITFIALGISLLKMPLVQSIFGVTYLFVGILALILFIRNYGKDFIELINEDNRILRTYEKVRYSFSGAWALTYIASYVIFVGGLMILTNIIK from the coding sequence ATGATAAATGATTTTGAACAAGAGAGTGAAAATAGAAAATTATCACTAAAAGAAGATATAAAGAGAACTGGCGGAAATTTTGCTAGAATGCTTCTTATTTTAGCAATATCAACATATGTCATAGGTTTCATAATTATATTATTCATTAAAGTTAAGGGGAGAATTCTAGGAATAGATACAACAACTAATAATGAACTAAATATTATTTTAGGAATTTCCAAAGATAAGTATAATTTTTTAGTAGGATACCTTCCTTGTGTAATTGGTGACATTATAGCAATTATTATTGCAATGAAGACTACAAAGATAAAATTTAAAGAAGATATATTGAGCAGAAATAAGTCACCTAAAAGGTTTATATTATTAGGGACAATTTCTTGTATAGGAACGGGAATGATTTCAAGTATAATCTATTTGACATATTCAACAATAATTAAACATTACGGCATAAGTATTCCAGAGCCAGATTTTAGTTTTCCTACTGAAGGTACATATTTAATATTATTTTTAATGTATGCATGTTTCATAGGTCCTATTTTAGAAGAAATTATATTTAGAGGATTTATACTAAGGAGCATGCAAAAGTACGGTAATTTAACTGCAATTATTGTATCTTCAATTTTATTTTCTATGTTTCACTTAAATTTAGTTCAATTTGTTAATCCTGTAATAATGGGAATTGTTTTAGGATTTATTGCAATTAAGTCCAAATCTATTGTGCCATCAATAATAGCACACATATTCAATAACTCAATAACTTTTATAGCACTAGGAATATCATTGCTAAAAATGCCATTAGTACAATCTATATTTGGCGTTACATATTTATTTGTTGGAATTTTAGCACTTATATTATTTATTAGAAATTATGGAAAAGATTTTATAGAATTAATAAATGAAGATAATAGAATATTAAGAACTTATGAGAAAGTCAGGTATTCTTTTAGTGGAGCATGGGCGTTAACATATATAGCTTCTTACGTAATATTTGTAGGTGGACTTATGATTTTAACTAATATAATAAAGTAG
- a CDS encoding DUF871 domain-containing protein, producing the protein MHRMGISIYPEHSTEKKDYDYMKLAAKYGFTRMFTCLLSVDEPKEIIMDKFTKFMEQAHELGFIVGVDTNPSVFLHLGATPYNLKPFYDMKVDIVRLDGHFSDREDIAITHNSYGIPIEFNASSNTALDLMIERGANRDNMVVCHNFYPQKYTGLGWNKFMEFTNKYKALGLTVGAFVSSNNENTFGPWPVFEGLATCEMHRGLPIDLQVRHLLATNKIDDILIGNAYATEDELKAISKVDKTRTTFKLELADSITSEEENIIYNYPHFGRGDASDYLVRSSMPRADYREVKIPYCKYDKEFFHRGDVVIVNDNLYHYRGELEIIEKDMPNDGKRNLVARIPKEELILLDILKPEHLFGFIKPE; encoded by the coding sequence ATGCATAGAATGGGTATATCTATTTATCCAGAACATTCAACAGAAAAAAAAGATTACGATTATATGAAGCTAGCTGCAAAATATGGATTTACTAGAATGTTCACTTGTTTACTGTCAGTGGATGAACCAAAAGAGATTATTATGGATAAGTTCACAAAATTTATGGAACAAGCACATGAACTTGGATTTATTGTAGGCGTAGATACAAATCCTAGTGTGTTTTTGCATCTGGGAGCTACCCCGTATAATTTAAAGCCATTTTATGATATGAAGGTGGATATTGTTCGTCTAGATGGACATTTTAGTGATAGGGAAGACATAGCAATTACTCATAATTCATATGGAATTCCTATTGAGTTTAATGCAAGTTCAAATACAGCTTTGGATTTAATGATAGAAAGAGGTGCCAACAGGGACAATATGGTTGTCTGCCATAATTTTTATCCTCAGAAATATACAGGACTTGGATGGAATAAGTTTATGGAATTTACTAATAAATATAAAGCTTTAGGTCTTACTGTTGGTGCTTTTGTTTCTAGTAATAATGAAAATACCTTTGGGCCTTGGCCAGTATTTGAAGGATTAGCTACTTGCGAAATGCATAGAGGTTTACCTATAGATTTACAAGTAAGGCATCTACTTGCAACTAATAAAATTGATGATATTTTAATTGGAAATGCCTATGCCACAGAAGATGAGCTAAAAGCAATATCTAAAGTGGATAAAACAAGAACCACATTCAAATTGGAGCTTGCTGATAGCATTACAAGTGAAGAGGAAAATATCATATACAATTATCCACATTTTGGAAGAGGAGACGCGTCTGATTATCTTGTTCGCAGCAGTATGCCACGTGCAGATTATAGAGAAGTAAAAATTCCATACTGCAAATATGATAAAGAATTTTTCCATAGGGGAGATGTAGTAATAGTTAATGATAATTTATATCATTATCGAGGTGAACTAGAAATTATAGAGAAAGATATGCCTAATGATGGTAAAAGAAATCTTGTGGCTAGAATACCCAAAGAAGAATTAATTTTATTGGATATATTGAAACCGGAACATCTTTTTGGTTTTATTAAACCGGAATAA
- a CDS encoding sugar phosphate isomerase/epimerase family protein: protein MEKNQLVINTLVFLNELKKGLDQSVMMDTVHELGINNIEIRREYIKDFEKEIATIKEKSKLHNMNIFYSVPEWVYKENKLLAHDIEKYFKEAYEMNCHNVKLNIGQYKEVNNEDIQRINELSKKYEVKMTVENDQTSLNGKVQSINQFLCQVKKHKGNITFTFDIGNWFFQDEDPLENAELLNEFVTYIHLKDISKERNNVLLNEGVIEWKKVLDKLPKGLPIAIEYPCETKEKLQLEINKILQD from the coding sequence ATGGAAAAAAATCAATTAGTGATAAATACACTTGTCTTTCTTAATGAGCTTAAAAAAGGATTAGATCAAAGTGTAATGATGGATACAGTTCATGAACTAGGGATTAATAATATAGAAATACGACGAGAGTATATTAAAGATTTTGAAAAAGAAATTGCAACTATTAAAGAAAAATCTAAATTGCATAATATGAATATTTTTTACTCAGTACCTGAGTGGGTTTATAAAGAAAATAAATTATTAGCACATGATATAGAAAAATACTTTAAAGAAGCTTATGAAATGAATTGCCACAATGTCAAATTAAATATTGGGCAATATAAAGAAGTTAATAATGAGGATATTCAAAGAATAAATGAATTATCTAAAAAGTATGAAGTAAAAATGACTGTTGAAAATGATCAAACCAGTTTAAATGGTAAAGTTCAAAGCATTAACCAATTTCTATGCCAAGTAAAAAAGCATAAAGGGAACATAACTTTTACTTTTGATATTGGAAATTGGTTTTTTCAAGATGAAGACCCATTGGAAAATGCAGAGTTATTAAATGAATTTGTTACTTATATTCATTTGAAAGATATTAGCAAAGAAAGAAACAATGTTTTATTAAATGAAGGAGTTATAGAGTGGAAAAAGGTACTGGATAAATTGCCCAAGGGTTTACCTATAGCAATTGAATATCCATGTGAAACAAAAGAAAAATTACAATTAGAGATAAACAAAATTTTGCAAGATTAG
- a CDS encoding HPr family phosphocarrier protein: protein MKKIKYQVKNPQGIHARPSGLLVNEFSQFKCNVIIEKAGKAVNAKEIFPLMSLSIKQGDNIIITFEGEEEMAEAKVAEKYLKENLY from the coding sequence GTGAAAAAGATTAAGTATCAGGTTAAAAATCCCCAGGGAATTCATGCAAGACCATCAGGGTTGTTAGTCAATGAATTTAGTCAATTTAAATGTAATGTAATTATTGAAAAGGCAGGAAAAGCAGTAAATGCAAAAGAAATCTTTCCTTTAATGAGTCTTAGCATTAAACAAGGTGATAATATTATCATAACTTTTGAGGGTGAAGAGGAAATGGCTGAGGCTAAAGTAGCAGAAAAATATTTAAAAGAAAATTTATATTAA
- a CDS encoding citrate transporter → MNIILGIILLLTFIGFIIYAVKGGNMMIGFLAMAIIWTTLGMIGGQITWADAQTKIFQGGPESWGATAVVVIFGSWFGQVLVKTGVAAKIIRLAVELGGDKPLVTTILISIVTGLIFTSTFGAGAVVAIGVIVLPILLSLGVPKPLAVSSYLMSVGSGMYVNIVLFKQMQGIFEGFSYDGNYLKFGFTAMAMQILIVIIMLAVRLRKSSVSHAWAATAGKTSTSDEVPGIALITPILPVVLAIVFKWQPIPAFIVSAFFALFVCGKIKSYKDCEKIISKTFYDGVVDVAALLGFLFILPMFNKVAGFDAVFFQSILGGIMPNSPLLLCILFIVIAPFGLFRGPLTVFGAGAATLGILNGMGIFSVALLFPLMYIPTITMNISCCPTQSWNLWAINYSKSTTKDFLRSGVLWGWIICAVNTAIAYFMFGM, encoded by the coding sequence ATGAACATAATTCTTGGTATTATCTTATTATTAACTTTTATTGGTTTTATTATTTATGCTGTTAAGGGCGGAAACATGATGATAGGTTTCTTAGCTATGGCAATTATTTGGACTACACTCGGGATGATAGGTGGGCAAATTACTTGGGCAGATGCACAAACAAAAATTTTCCAAGGTGGACCTGAAAGTTGGGGTGCAACCGCAGTTGTAGTTATATTCGGTAGTTGGTTTGGGCAAGTACTTGTTAAAACAGGAGTGGCTGCAAAAATTATTCGTTTAGCTGTTGAACTAGGCGGAGATAAACCATTAGTTACAACAATTTTAATATCAATTGTTACTGGACTAATTTTTACTAGTACTTTTGGAGCAGGAGCAGTTGTTGCTATTGGTGTTATCGTATTACCAATATTATTATCACTTGGTGTACCAAAGCCTTTAGCAGTTTCATCTTACCTTATGTCAGTAGGATCAGGAATGTATGTAAATATAGTTCTTTTCAAACAAATGCAAGGTATTTTCGAAGGATTCTCATATGATGGTAATTATTTGAAATTTGGATTTACAGCAATGGCAATGCAAATACTTATTGTTATTATCATGTTAGCTGTAAGACTTCGTAAGTCATCAGTAAGTCATGCTTGGGCAGCAACAGCAGGTAAAACTTCCACTAGTGATGAAGTTCCAGGAATTGCATTAATTACACCAATACTTCCTGTTGTCCTTGCTATTGTATTTAAGTGGCAACCAATTCCAGCATTTATTGTTTCCGCATTCTTTGCATTATTTGTTTGTGGAAAAATTAAATCTTATAAAGATTGTGAAAAGATTATTTCTAAGACATTCTATGATGGTGTTGTAGACGTTGCAGCATTACTTGGATTCTTATTCATATTACCAATGTTTAATAAAGTAGCAGGTTTTGATGCAGTATTCTTCCAAAGCATATTAGGCGGAATTATGCCAAATAGTCCATTACTTTTATGTATCTTATTTATAGTCATTGCGCCATTTGGATTATTCCGTGGACCATTAACTGTATTCGGTGCAGGAGCAGCAACTTTAGGAATTTTAAATGGTATGGGAATTTTCTCAGTAGCTTTATTATTCCCACTTATGTATATACCAACAATTACAATGAATATATCTTGTTGTCCAACACAATCTTGGAATCTATGGGCAATCAATTACTCAAAATCTACAACAAAAGACTTCTTACGTTCAGGAGTACTATGGGGTTGGATAATATGTGCAGTTAATACTGCAATAGCATATTTTATGTTTGGAATGTAA
- a CDS encoding GrdB-related putative oxidoreductase, with protein MLKIITIYDQIQAGMGTKDDKMLPLGGKNVPIGPSIMMEPFLKQIGAKVVACLHCGNGTYLNDKEVVSKKLCDMVQKLRPDVVVCGPAFSYKEYAQMCAEVTYDINNSTSVPAIAAMSVENEEVISKYKDLIYIVKCPKKGEVGLNEALKNICLVAKTIAVEYDNVAKIKEYCF; from the coding sequence ATGCTTAAGATAATAACAATTTATGATCAAATTCAAGCTGGAATGGGAACAAAAGATGACAAGATGTTGCCTTTGGGCGGGAAAAATGTTCCTATTGGTCCTAGCATCATGATGGAACCTTTTCTAAAACAAATTGGTGCAAAGGTTGTAGCATGCTTGCATTGTGGCAATGGAACCTATTTAAATGATAAAGAGGTAGTAAGCAAAAAACTATGTGATATGGTGCAAAAACTGCGTCCAGATGTAGTGGTTTGTGGACCAGCATTTAGCTATAAGGAATATGCACAAATGTGTGCTGAGGTTACGTACGACATAAATAATTCAACTAGTGTACCTGCAATTGCAGCTATGTCCGTTGAAAATGAAGAAGTAATAAGTAAATATAAGGACCTCATATATATTGTGAAATGTCCGAAAAAAGGTGAAGTTGGTTTAAACGAGGCACTGAAAAATATTTGTCTAGTAGCAAAGACTATTGCTGTTGAATATGACAATGTAGCAAAGATTAAAGAATATTGTTTCTAA
- a CDS encoding nitrilase-related carbon-nitrogen hydrolase, producing the protein MIIGIAQIDIVWEDCTENMKKIEELVNKASENKVELILFPEMSLTGFTMDINKLLLSEEQIISWIKQVAVNNYINIGLGFAIKVDEKGKNKYVIVSKDGKILTIYTKIHPFSYSGEDNKYYSGNEICICKIKEFQITPFICYDLRFPEIFQMASKEAQIITVAASWPKSREEHWITLLKARAIENQCYIIGINRVGLGDYLQYNGASIFVSPSGEVLNEINSEEMLIIKDLEIEKIKEVKDSFDIKKDRREDLYR; encoded by the coding sequence TTGATTATAGGAATTGCTCAAATAGATATAGTTTGGGAAGATTGCACGGAAAATATGAAGAAGATTGAAGAGCTTGTTAATAAGGCTTCAGAAAATAAAGTTGAATTAATTTTATTTCCGGAGATGTCATTAACAGGCTTTACAATGGACATTAATAAGCTATTATTATCTGAAGAGCAAATAATAAGTTGGATTAAGCAAGTGGCTGTAAATAACTATATAAATATAGGACTTGGATTTGCAATAAAAGTTGATGAAAAAGGCAAGAATAAGTATGTTATTGTTTCTAAAGATGGAAAAATTTTAACGATATATACCAAAATACATCCATTTTCTTATAGCGGAGAAGATAATAAATATTATAGTGGAAATGAAATATGCATTTGTAAAATAAAGGAGTTTCAAATAACTCCTTTTATTTGTTATGATTTAAGGTTTCCTGAGATATTTCAAATGGCATCTAAAGAAGCGCAAATAATAACTGTGGCAGCAAGTTGGCCAAAGTCCAGAGAAGAACATTGGATAACATTATTAAAAGCAAGGGCTATAGAAAATCAATGTTATATTATAGGTATAAATAGAGTAGGTTTAGGTGATTACTTGCAGTATAATGGAGCATCAATTTTTGTAAGTCCAAGTGGAGAAGTTTTAAATGAAATAAATTCAGAAGAAATGCTTATTATAAAGGATTTAGAAATAGAGAAAATTAAAGAAGTTAAAGATAGCTTTGATATAAAGAAGGATAGAAGAGAAGATTTATATAGGTAA
- a CDS encoding PTS lactose/cellobiose transporter subunit IIA encodes MEGLELVCFQLISAAGIARSCSIEAIREAKKGNFEKAEELMKEGKSQFLKAHDIHSKLLQQNTNDENTNSLILVMHAEDQLMSAEMFEILTKEFIDNFKRMLKLEQKVN; translated from the coding sequence ATGGAAGGATTAGAATTAGTTTGTTTTCAGCTAATTTCTGCTGCTGGGATAGCACGATCTTGCAGTATTGAAGCAATACGAGAAGCTAAGAAGGGAAACTTTGAAAAAGCAGAAGAACTAATGAAAGAAGGTAAAAGCCAGTTTTTGAAGGCACATGATATACATAGTAAATTGCTTCAGCAGAACACGAATGACGAAAATACCAATAGCTTAATATTGGTTATGCATGCGGAAGATCAGCTTATGAGTGCAGAAATGTTTGAAATATTAACGAAGGAATTTATTGATAACTTTAAAAGAATGCTTAAATTAGAACAAAAAGTTAATTGA
- a CDS encoding bifunctional 4-hydroxy-2-oxoglutarate aldolase/2-dehydro-3-deoxy-phosphogluconate aldolase: MNKAEVKKLMKGKLIAVIRGNDLAEAKVICKTLVESGITSLEITFSLQGAEKLISELKKECPKALIGAGTVLTKKQAELAAINGADFIVSPCIIKEVGAYCKEHDIFCSMGAATPTEAYESYMAGSDVVKLFPGDCLSPKMIKNIQAPMPFIEIMPTGGVDDTNVKNWFESGAYAAGFGGYLTKGITSSNLDLLKERCEKLINANK; the protein is encoded by the coding sequence ATGAATAAGGCAGAAGTGAAAAAGTTAATGAAAGGAAAATTAATTGCTGTGATTAGAGGAAATGATTTAGCAGAAGCAAAAGTGATATGCAAAACGCTCGTAGAATCAGGAATTACATCTCTAGAAATTACATTTAGTTTACAAGGTGCAGAAAAATTAATTAGTGAGTTAAAAAAAGAATGTCCAAAGGCTCTCATTGGAGCGGGAACAGTATTAACTAAAAAACAAGCAGAACTTGCTGCAATTAATGGTGCAGACTTTATAGTATCACCGTGTATTATAAAAGAAGTTGGAGCTTACTGCAAAGAACATGATATTTTTTGTTCAATGGGTGCAGCAACACCAACAGAAGCCTATGAATCTTATATGGCAGGCAGCGACGTAGTTAAGTTATTTCCAGGAGACTGCTTATCACCAAAAATGATTAAAAATATACAAGCACCAATGCCATTTATTGAAATAATGCCAACCGGTGGTGTTGATGATACAAATGTGAAGAACTGGTTTGAAAGTGGCGCTTATGCTGCAGGTTTCGGTGGATATTTAACTAAAGGTATCACTTCATCAAATCTTGATTTATTAAAAGAACGTTGTGAAAAATTAATAAATGCAAATAAATAG
- a CDS encoding PTS sugar transporter subunit IIB, giving the protein MKKIYLFCSAGMSTSLLSANMQKLADAHGLQVEVKAFSLASLDDIYEKDHPDCILIGPQVRFAYEETKNKYNKLNTPVGLIDSNDYGTINGANVLKLASKLIKQGV; this is encoded by the coding sequence ATGAAGAAAATTTATCTATTTTGTAGTGCAGGAATGTCTACAAGTTTGCTTTCAGCTAATATGCAAAAATTAGCTGATGCTCATGGCCTTCAAGTTGAAGTGAAAGCGTTTTCACTAGCAAGCCTTGATGATATTTATGAAAAAGATCATCCGGACTGCATTTTAATAGGCCCTCAGGTGAGATTTGCCTATGAGGAAACTAAAAATAAATACAATAAATTGAATACTCCAGTGGGGTTAATTGATAGCAATGATTATGGTACTATTAACGGCGCAAATGTTTTAAAATTAGCATCAAAATTGATAAAGCAGGGTGTTTAA